In Pseudomonadaceae bacterium SI-3, the sequence CCATGCCAATGCCGACACCGCCGATCAGGTTGATGAACAGGATCAGCAGTCCGGCGATGGCATCACCACGCACAAACTTGCTCGCACCGTCCATCGAGCCGTAGAAATCCGCCTCGGAGGCGACTTCGACCCGGCGCAACTTCGCTTCGGTTTGATCAATCAAACCGGCGTTGAGGTCGGCGTCGATGGCCATTTGCTTGCCTGGCATGGCATCAAGGGTGAAGCGCGCGCTAACTTCGGAGATTCGCCCGGCACCCTTGGTGACCACGACGAAGTTGATGATCATCAGGATCGCGAAGACGACGATACCGACGACGTAGTTGCCGCCGATTACTACGTTACCGAAGGCCTCGATCACATGGCCCGCCGCCGATCCGCCCTCATGGCCGTTGATCAGCACCACTCGCGTCGACGCCACGTTGAGCGCGAGACGCATCAGCGTGGCGACCAGCAGAATCGTCGGGAACACGGCGAAATCCAACGGCCGCAATGCATAGACGCTGACCAGCAGCACGACGATCGACAAGGCGATGTTGAAGGTGAACAGCAGATCCAGAAGGAACGGCGGCACCGACAACATCATCATGCCCATCATCACCAGCAACAGCAGCGGCACACCCAGGTTGCCCCGCCCTGCGCCCGCTAGGCCATTGCCGAAATTGATGAGTTGCGTGCGATCCACGTAGACCCCGTCAGACAAGAACAAAGAATTGACGCGAAAACGCATCCTGTTCGAGCTATAGCAAGAAGGAGTCCAATTTTTGATCCCGCATCGATACGGCCCCACCAGGCCATAACGGGCCAATCGAACGCGCCTGGGCTGAGGCAGTCAGACAGTCGACGGGTGGCGTGACGCCGCCCTCCTTCAGTCAAACAGGAGCGTGCTATGAAACAGTGGTTAATCGCCGCAATGGCTAGCTGCGCCGCGGTTGGCGTACAGGCCGAAACCCTTTCAGTCGAAATGAACAAGGTCAACGATCAAGGCGTTGCCAGCTCTGTCGGCACCGTGAAGATCGAAACCACCGATCAGGGTCTTGTATTTCGTCCGAATCTGTCAGGCCTGAACGCGGGTGCGCATGGCTTCCACGTCCACGCCAATGGCAGCTGCCAGCCCGCGGAGAAAGACGGCAAGCAGGCCGCAGCCGTTGCAGCCGGCGGCCACTGGGATCCGAAGAATGCTGGCAAGCACGGCGAACCTTGGGGCGAAGGCCATATGGGTGATCTGCCGGTCCTGATAGTTGACGCCGGAGGCAAGGCCAACCAGCCAGTCCTGGCGCCCCGCCTGAAAAGCCTTGGCGATCTCAAAGGGCATGCGCTGATGGTTCATGAAGGCGGCGACAATTATTCTGATGAACCCAAACCGCTCGGCGGTGGAGGCGCTCGGGTGGCCTGCGGCGTGATCGAGTAACGCCACTGGCGCCTTAAGCCATAAAGCAGGTGGGCTGAAGCCCACCCTACCGGGCCCTGTCCGTGGGTGCGTTTTCGCGAATGCGGATACAGGGTGGGCTTCGGCCAAAGAGGAAGAAAGAACCTGGCCTGGCGGGCCAATCAATCTGCCTCTGGCGAACTCACCCCTGCTTTTATTCACTCTGCAAGGCGCCAGGTTCGCGCTTCACGCCGAGCATGTTTTCACTCGATCATTCATCGCGGCGCAAGTCTGGCGGAATCGGCAAGCTGCTCAACGGATCTGGCCGCTTGCCCTTGCCGGAGCGGTACTGGCGTAGCTGATACACGTACGCCAGTACCTGGGCCACAGCGAGGTACAGCCCCGCTGGAATTTCCCGATCGAGTTCGGTTGAGTAGTACACCGCTCGGGCCAGAGCAGGGGATTCGAGCACCGTCACCTTATGCTCGTTGGCAATTTCGCGGATCTTCAAAGCGACGAAGTCCCCACCCTTGGCCACCAGCATCGGCGCCCCGCCTTTGCTGCCGTCGTATTTCAGCGCTACGGCAAAGTGGGTCGGGTTGGTGATGACCACATCGGCGTCAGGGACGGCCTGCATCATCCTGCGTTGGGCGGCATCACGTTGCAGCTGCCGAATTCGAGATTTGACCTCGGGCTTACCCTCGCTGTCTTTGTACTCGTCGCGCACTTCCTGCTTGGTCATCATCAGCTTCTGCTTGTTGTCCCAAAGCTGGAAAGGGACATCCACCGCGGCAATCAGAATCAGCCCGCAGGCCATCCACAGTGCACACCATCCCACCACCTCGACACTGTGCATGATGGCCAGATCCAATGGCTGTTTGGCGATCGACAGCAGATCGTCCTGATAGGCACTGAGTACGGCAAGCGCCACCATCAGCACCACGACAAATTTACCTAGCGCCTTTAGCAGCTCGACCAGCGCTTTGGTCGAGAACATCCGTTTGAGGCCCGGCCCGGGGTTCATACGGCTGAACTTGGGCGCCATCGCCTTGGCTGAGAAAAGCCAGCCACCCAGCGAAATCGGGCCAATGATCGAGACGAGCAGCAGCACGATCAGCAGCGGCATGATGGCTTCCAGCGCAATCATGCCGCTGCCCATCAACAGCCTCACCATGGAGCCTTCGTCCAGCAGGGTTTCGCGGCTGAGTTCGAAGCTGCCCTGCATGATGGCCATCAGGCTGCCGGCCAGGCTGCCACCAGACGCCAATAAACCGCCAATGCCACCCAACGTCACCGCTACGGTGTTCAATTCACGAGAGCGGGCCAGCTGGCCTTTTTCACGGGACTCACGGATGCGTTTCTCCGTGGGTTCCTCGCTTTTATCAGCACCGCTTTCGCTCTCAGCCATGCACGGCCTCCGGCAGCATTAAGGAACGAATCAGCATCAGCGTAGACCGATCAGTTCGCGCAGCATCGCCAGCGCTTCGCTGACGAAGGTCTGATATTGGGCAAGAATGTCGGCCATGCCGATCCAGACGATGATCAAGCCGAGCACCAGCGTCAGCGGAAAACCGATCGAAAAAATGTTCAGCTGCGGCGCAGCGCGGGTCATCAGGCCGAACGCCAGGTTGACCACAAGCAGTGCCGTGATTGCTGGCAGTACCAACAACAGGCCGGCGCCGAGCACCCAGCCAAGCTTGCCGGCCACTTCCCAGAAATGGTTGGTGCCAACCAGCCAGCCACCGATCGGCAGAGTAACGAAGCTTTCGGTGAGGATTTCCAGCACCACCAAGTGCCCATTCATCGCGAAGAACAGCAGAATCACCAGCATATTGAAGAACTGGCCGATCACCGGCACCGAAACACCATTAGCCGGATCGATCATTGACGCGAAGCCCAAGCCCATCTGCATGGCGAGCAGTTGTCCGGACACGATGAACACCTGAAAGAACAGCTGAAGCACGAAGCCCAGCATCACCCCAATCAGGATCTGCTCCGCAATCAACACCAGCGCCTGCCCGCTCAACGCGTCCACCATCGGCACTGCGGGCAGCCCAGGCACGAGGACGACCGCAATCGCGACCGCCAGATAGAGCCGAACCCGCATCGGCACCAGCTGGGTACCGATGATCGGCATGCTCATCAGCAGTGCCGCAATGCGAAACAACGGCAGCACAAACTGCCCGACCCAGGCGCCGATCTGCGCGTCGCTGAGTTCAAGCACGGGCGCGCACCTTGCGCGAAGTATCGATCATCAGGGTCAACCGATGATCAGCGGAATGTTCTGGACCAGACCCTGGGTGTACTCCATCAGCTCTCGAACCAGCCAAGGCCCGGCCCAGATCAGCGTCAACAGCATGACCAACAGGCGCGGCAGAAAACTCAGGGTTTGTTCGTTGATCTGGGTGGCCGCCTGAAACATCGCCACCACGAGGCCGACCAGCAGACTGGGCACGACCAGCACGCCAACGATCATGGCGGTCATCCAGAGGGCCTCACGAAACAAGTCAACCGCGACTTCGGGTGTCATGCGTGTCTCCGTATAGACCCTAGAGTGTGCCGAAACTGCTGGCCAGCGTACCGATGATCAAACCCCAGCCATCGACCAGCACGAACAGCATGATCTTGAACGGCAGCGAGATGATCAGCGGCGAGAGCATCATCATGCCCATCGCCATCAGCACGCTGGCGACCACCATGTCGATGATCAGGAACGGGATGAAGATCATGAAGCCGATCTGGAACGCGGTTTTCAGTTCGGAGGTCACGAATGCTGGAACCAGGATGGTCAGCGGCGCCGCGTCCGGGGTTTGGATATCGGTCCGGCGCGACAGCCGCACGAACAGCTCCAGATCGCTCTCGCGGGTCTGCGCGAGCATGAAGTTCTTCAACGGCACCTCGGCCCGTGAAATCGCCTCTGGCGCCGACAGCTGCTGATTTAGATAGGGCTGCACCGCCTCGTTGTTAATGCGCTCGAACACCGGCGCCATGATGAACAACGTCAGAAAAATGGTGAGGCCCACCAGGATCTGGTTCGATGGCGTCTGCTGCAGGCCCAGCGCCTGACGCAAGATCGAAAAGACAATGATGATGCGGGTGAAACTGGTCATCAGCATGACGAACGCAGGGATGAAACTCAGCGCTGTCATGATCAGCAGAATCTGCAGGCTGACCGAATATTCCTGCTGTCCTTGGGCATCCGTGCTTAGGGTAATGGCCGGTATCGACAGAGGATTGTCGCCCTGCGCGATCAAACCACCCGCATCCTGGCCCACGGCGAACGGGGCGGCCAGAATCAACAGGGCCGCCAACAACAATCGAAGCATCAGGGCTTGTCCTTATGGTCCCGCCCGAGCAGCTCCATCAGGCGCTGGGCAAACTCCGGGTTGGCGGGCTCGGCATCCGGCAGGTGTACCGGTTCCTCAAGCACATGCAGTGGGGTGATCCGACCGGCGCTCAGGCCGAGCAGCACTTGTTCACTGCCGACCTGAACCAGCACTAGCCGCTCGCGAGGGCCCAGCGCGTGGCTGGAAATCAGCTTGATCGCCTGGTTGCTGCGCGGGTTCAGTTGCTGCATCCGGCGCAGTAACCAGGCAAGCAGAAAGATCAGGCCGATCACCAGCAGCAGCCCAAGCAGCAACTTGGTCATTTGTGTGCCCATGCCAGTGCTGCTCATGCTTGCTGCGGGCTCAGCGGCCACCGCTGGCAAAGCCAGTAACAGCGAGGGGAGCGCCAGGAACCGCATGTCAGCGCAACTTCTTGATGCGTTCGCTCGGACTGATCACGTCAGTCAGACGAATGCCAAACTTTTCGTTCACCACCACCACTTCGCCGTGCGCAATCAGCGTGCCGTTGACCAGCACATCCAGCGGCTCGCCAGCCAGGCGGTCGAGCTCGACCACCGAACCCTGGTTGAGCTGCAACAGGTTGCGAATGCTGATTTCGGTACTGCCGACCTCCATCGAGATCGACACCGGGATATCCAGAATAACGTCCAGGTTCGGCCCTTCGAGACCTGCGGGCACAGCAGCCGACTTGGGGCTGCTACCAAACTCCTCCAGCGGCGCACGAGGCGGTGCCGGCGCTGCCGCCGGGCCCTGGCTCAGCATGGCATCGATATCATCCTGATTGGCGTCACCGGCCTCGGCCAGTGCCGAAGCCCACTCGTCGGCCAGCGCCTGCTCCTCGGGGGAAGTGTTTTCGTGTTCGTCTGCCATCGCTAATCCTCGACCGGCGGGTAATTGAATAAAGACTGAATCAACGTGGTCGCAATACGGATTCGAGCACTTGCAGTGCCAGGTTGCCCTTGTGCGCACCCAGCTTGACCTTGAAAGCCGGCATGCCATTGGCGCGCATGATCATGTCTTCCGGCATTTCCACCGGGATCACATCGCCCGGCTGCATATTGAGAATCTCGCGCAGCTTGAGCTGACGCCGCACCACCGTCGCACTGAGCGGCACGCTTACATCGAGGACGTCCTCGCGCAGCGCGTTTACCCAGCGCTCGTCCTGATCGCTTACATCGGACTGGAAACCGGCATCGAGCATTTCGCGGATCGGCTCGATCATCGAATACGGCATGGTGATGTGAAGATCGCCACCGCCACTCTCGAGCTCGATATGGAACGTCGACACGACCACCACTTCGCTGGGGCTGACGATGTTGGCCAACGCCGGGTTCACTTCCGAATGCACGTATTCGAAATTGACGTCGAGTACCGCGTGCCAGGCTTCCTTCAGATCGACGAATGCCTGGTCCAGAACCATGCGCACCACACGCAGCTCGGTGGGCGTGAATTCACGGCCCTCGATCTTTGCATGGCGCCCGTCACCGCCAAAGAAGTTATCCACCAGCTTGAACACCAGCTTGGCGTCGAGGATGAACAGTGACGTTCCGCGCAGCGGCTTGATCTTCACCAGATTGAGGCTGGTCGGCACATACAGCGAGTGAATGTACTCGCCAAACTTCATCACCTGTACACCGCCTACTGATACGTCTGCCGAACGGCGCAGCAGGTTGAACATGCTGATGCGTGTGTAGCGGGCAAAACGTTCGTTGATCATTTCCAGGGTAGGCATGCGCCCACGGACGATCCGGTCCTGGCTGGTCAGGTCGTAGCTCTTGATGCTGCCCGGTTCGGAATCGCTTTCGGTATCGACCAGACCGTCATCGACTCCGTGCAGGAGCGCATCGATCTCGTCTTGCGAGAGCAGGTCTTGAACAGCCATCTGAAACGACCCCTATTGCAATACGAAGTTGGTGAACAGGACTTGCTCGATCGCGAGCTTGCCGATTTCCTTCTGCGCCAGCTCCTGCACGCTGGCGGTCGCCTGCTGCCGCAGCATCTCCTGGCCGACAGGCGTCGCCAGGCTGGCAAAGTCCTGACTGGAGAACAACATGACCAGTTGATTGCGTAACAACGGCATGTGTTCCTTTAATCCGTCGAGCGCTGCCTGATCACGCGACATCAGCGCAACGCTGACTTGCATGTAGCGCTGGCGCCCACCGGCATTGGTGAAGTTGACAATGAAAGCCGGCGCCAGCACTTCGTAGATTGCCGCTTGGCGCTGGGGCGCAGCATCCTCGCTGGCAGCATCGTCCGCCGGCTTATCTGCCTCGCCTTGAGACATGAAGTACAAGGTAGCGCCCACTGACACCCCGACGGCCAATAGCAATCCTAAGACAATCAGAATGATCAGCTTGAGTTTGCCCTTTTCTTCGGTCGCAGCCGCAGGACTCGGAACGTCCGGAGGTCCTTGTTTCTTTGCCATGCCAAATATCCGTCATTACAAGTGTTTTCACTCGCCTCATTAAGGAAGCGAGCAACTGCTGTGCCAAAGTATCGGCTAGCGAACAGGCAGCGTAAACGATTGCCATGGCGCGTCCGTCTTTTGTAGACGAATAGTCGGAGACTCAGGTTGCCCTGAGCAAAAAAAACCGGGCGCAAAGCCCGGTTCCTGTCAGCACGTTACGGTCACGCGTAGTAATCCACCAAGCCGCGATCACCACCGGTACGCGCGGAGCTGATCTCCATGCTGCCCTGAACGACCTCATCATCCCCTGCAGTCGATACACCGGCGGCGCCACGATCACGCGACTCGCCGCCGCCGTCACCACGCCAACCTCGCGACTGGTCAGAAACGTTCACGTCCATCGTCATCCCCTGCTGAGTGAACATATCGCGCAGCCGCTGCATCTGCCCTTCCAGCGCATCGCGTACGGCTGCATGGGGGCTGAGGAAGGTCACCTGGGTTTGATCCTTGGTCATGTCGATACGAACCTCCATGCGGCCCAGCTCGGCCGGATCAAGCTGAATTTCGGCCGACTTTAGGTTCTGGCTGGACAACCACATCACTCGATCGACCACGGCTTCGCTCCAGCCGGTCTGCTGCATCTGCACAGGTTGTCCCGGCACCATCGTAGGCCGCTGCAGCTGCTGGGTCTGATTCTGCTGAGCAAGCGCCTGAGTCAATGGGTTGAGCCGGTTGAGTGCCACCTCTCCGCTGGCGCTTGGGCGACTATCCTTCGACGCGTCCAACTTCTCGAGCAGTTCACCGAAACCTTCCTCCAGCGAGCGATCTTCGCTCTCGTCGACCAGGGCCTCGCCTTCAAGCAGAGCCGCGGGGAGGGTTTCTTGCGCATCGCTCGCGCCTTCCTCAACCAAGACGGAAGTCATGACAGGGCTTTTCTGGGTCGCCGACTGAAGCTCCAGCGTACGTTGCCCTGCCAGTACCGTCTCGCCTTCTGCCTCGAGACTCTCGGCAGCCACAACCGGCAGTGCCAGGCCAACCAGTAACTCGCTGTCTGGCAGCGGCAGTTCGTCGACGGGCGCCGCCTCGCTGACAGCGCCCTGCCCGCCCATGCCGAACAGCAACAGCGGATCAAGCTCGGCCTCGGGGTTCGGCACGCTGTCATCGACCGTCTCGAGGCTGGCAGGCAAGTCATTGCCGGTTTCGGCCGTTGCCGGCTTTTCGGTGCCGCTTGCCTTGTCGGTTTCCTGACTCGGCTCCTCGCTAGTCGACTTGTCCCGGGCCGGCTTCGCCGCCGCGTTTTGCGCCTCGGCAGGCTTACCCTGGCGCTCTTTCGCGTAGACGTTAGCGAAGCTGGAGGCCTCGTCACGACTGGATTGTTGGGCAGGCTTGGGGGATGCGTTCGCTGCCTTGGCGGCGGCGGTCGGGGCCTTGATATTGAGCAACAGATCGGGGGAAACGGCCATGGATCTTTCCGCTGAGGATGGAGACGTACTCATGCTCAAGCAAACTCCGGGCCACTCGGTAGCGAATGAAGGTTCAGCGGCAGCGTCGCGCCCCCTGCGGGACTGCGGCAAAAAGGTTCCTGTTAGCCAGGTCCTCCCCAACGCTGGCGTTCGGCGCGATAGAGAATGCGCACAATGGCAAATTCGCGCTCGATGCGCTCAATCAGGACCGGCGCCTCATCCAGTTGGTCGCGCCTGGCAGATTCCTCCATTTCACGACAAAGTTCTGCCAGCAGCGCGGCGCCCATGTTGCTGCAGCTACCTTTGAAACTGTGCGCAGCCTGACGCAAGCTCTCTGCTTCGCCGCTCCGACAGGCCGCCTGCAACAGCCGCAGTCGCTCTTCGGAATCGACGAGAAAGGTGTCCAGCAGCACCGGGTACTCCGCCTCCATCACTTCCTGAAGGGTTACCAGCACGCTGGTGTCGATATGCTCGGCCACGGAGATGCTCCTGGCGGTAAACGGCGGATTATGCATGACCGGACCAGTGAAACTCCACGTTGAGCACCTTCCCATCGGGCTGCCAATAAAATCGCTCGCTTAACTGGCGAATCATGCGTAGCCCTCGCCCTCCCAGGTATTCGCTGCAATATTGCTGGTTCAATGCACGCTGCACGTCGAAGCCCGGTCCGCTATCGCGAACAGCGATGCGCAGGTAGCCCTTGGCCCCTTCAGACTTGACGGTAAACTCGATAGACACGAAGCCTTCGCTAAGCGCGTCCAGCCGCCGCTGGCGTTCCTGGTAATAGCTGGCAAAGCCTTCCGCGTCAGCTTTGATGGACGAATCGAGCAACAACACCCCATGCTCCACCGCGTTGGCATAAAGCTCAGTCAACACCGTAAAAATGGTGCCGACACGGTACCGCAGGGGCGAAATCTGCAGCAAAAGCTGCATCGCCATCGGCAAAGGGTCAGCCGAGCGCAGGCTGCCGGGTCGTAGTTCGAAGCAAGTCGACCAGTCTCTCGGCCGTAGCTCTCGGCTTCCGAGTGGGTAGACATGAAGCGGATGAGGCGCAACCGCGCCCGGCTCAGCGATCATGCTCACTTCAACCAAGCTCAGGTCGTCAAGTATTTGACCATGGAAGGCATGCAGCGCCTCCTGAATGTCGTCGAACAGCGTCGCGGGGTCGGAGTTGGACTTCAACACGGCTAGCAGCCGTTGCTCGCCGAACAGCTGATCATCGGCGTTGCAGCTCTCCAACAACCCGTCCGACAGCAACAGCAGGCGATCGCCCAACGCTAGAGGCAGTGTCTCGAAGGTGTCATCGAATGACGTCGCCTCTCGTACCCCTAGCGGCAAATGCCTGGACCGCAAGGGCAACCGTGCGCCGTCCACGGCGTTGATCAGATAACCGTCTGGCAAGCCACCGTTCCACACCCGCAAGATTCCTTGCTCGAGGTTGATGTCGAGAAAAGTGGCGCAGCAGAACATCTCGACCGGCAGGATCAGCTTTAGCTTGGCGTTGATATCGCGAAGGATCTGATTACTCGAGTAGCCCTTGGCGGTCATTCCGTAAAAAGTTTCCGCCAGCGGCATGGCGCCGATCGCGGCCGGCAAACCATGGCCGGTGAAGTCGCCAAGTAGCACGAACATCCTACCGGCCGGCGCTTGGGCAGCGAGCAGCAGGTCGCCATTGAATAGCGCCCGAGGAGATTGTCGATAACGGATGTTGGGGGCGTTAAGACAGCCGGCGTGAGCGACCTTATCGAAAATGGCCTTGGCCGCGCGCTGCTCGTCGAGCAATTGCTGATTGCGGCGGCCGATCAGATCACGCTGCTCCAGCACCGTCGCTTGCAGTCGGCGCAAGCGATGCATGGCCTGGATCTTCGCCTCCAGAATGATCGGGTTGTAAGGCTTGGCGATAAAGTCATCGCCGCCCGCCTCGAGACAGCGAACCAGCGCTTCGTTTTCGGTCAACGAAGTAAGAAAGATGATTGGCACCAGCTCATTGCCAGCCAATTGCTTGATCTGTTGCGCCGCTTCGAAGCCGTCCATCACCGGCATCAATGCATCCATCAATACCAGCTGTGGGCGCTCGCGCTCGAACAGCTCCACCGCTTCGGCGCCATTGGCGGCGGTCACCACGTGATGGCCCTGGCGGCGGACGATAGCCGCCAACAGCATGCGATCAGCCGCACCATCCTCGGCAATGAGTATGGAGAGCCGACGAGGCATCAGGCGATCGCGAACAGTTGTTCGAAGTTGGAAACCGAAAGGACTTTGCGGACATCAGGGTTGCAATTGATCAGGCGAATATCGGCCTTATCGCTGCCCGCATGATCGCGCAACAGTAACAACATCCCAAGGGCAGAACTGTCGAGATAGGTCGCGCCGTTGAGGTCGACCACATAGCGTCGCGGCGAACTCCCAGCGCATTGATAGGCATCGCGAAAAGCCTGGTGCGTGTTGAAATCGAAGCGCCCTCGAATCGTTATGGTCAGCTCCTGTCCATCTGCCGATAGCTGTGAACTGATGGTCATCTAGCACTCCTGATCCGAACGAGGTCGTGGCCTTTCGCCACGGCTGTCGTTATTGCTGGGTTGGTGCCGGCGCGCAGCGTGGCGCCACGTCCAGGGCCTGCAGCTTCAATTCCAACCGCGCTAATGTAAAGAAGCTGATGAAGATTTAGCACCCTAAGCCCAGCGCAGCAAGCCTCAATCCTGTTTAGGGCGACTCGAGAGTCGCTGGGAAAATTCGTCCAGCAATTTTTGCTCTCGCTTGTCCGCTGCGGTCCGGGCCTCCTGCAGATAGCGCTCGACCAGTTTGCGCAGGCCGTCGAGCCGGGCACGTCGCTGTTGCCATTGCTCGCGCAGCTTGTCGAGGTTGTTGCGGTGCCAGTCCAGGCTGCGCTGCTGTTGCCCGATGGCCGACTCGAGCTGAGAGAGAAAACGCTGGTAGTTCATCAGCCACTGGCCGGACACGCCTTGGCTGCCTTGGGCCATCCACTGCTGCTGGTAATCGGCGAAGTACTGCCGTAACTCGCCCAGCTTGGCTTCGGCCTGTGCAACTTGCGTCTGGCCTTGTCCAAACAGCTTCGCAGCCTCTCGCTCGGCACGCTCGGCCATCTCAATCACCGGCGCCAGACGCGCCGCACGGCTGGCTGCCACGGATTAGCCCGCGGCCTTGGGGTTGAACACGCTGGCCAGCAGCGCTTCGCTCTGCGCCAGGTGCTCGGCCTCGTTCAGGCCCTGCCGTAGATAGCGAACCATTTCGGCCTGCCGGGCGATGGCGAGGTCGGTTTCCGGATCACCGCCGGGTACATAGGCGCCAACGCTGATCAGGTCGCGGCTCTGTTGAAAGCGCGACCAAAGCTGCTTGAAGCGTTGGGCATTACGCATATGCTCGGCGCTGACCACCTGCGGCATAACTCGGCTGATTGACGCCTCGATGTCGATGGCCGGGTAATGCCCCTCCTCAGCCAAGCGGCGAGAAAGCACAAAATGGCCGTCGAGCACGCCGCGCGCCGCATCGGCGATCGGATCCTGCTGATCATCACCTTCGGACAGGACGGTATAGAACGCGGTGATCGAGCCGCCGCCCTCCTCCGCATTACCCGCGCGCTCAACCAAGCTTGGTAGCTTGGCAAATACCGATGGCGGGTAGCCCTTGGTCGCGGGCGGCTCGCCAATGGCCAGGGCGATCTCGCGCTGGGCCTGGGCGAATCGCGTGAGCGAGTCCATCAACAGCAGCACATTCTTGCCCTTGTCGCGGAAATACTCGGCGATGCGCGTGCAATACATGGCGGCGCGCAAACGCATCAACGGCGCATCGTCTGCCGGCGAAGCCACCACCACCGAACGCTTGATACTTTCCTCGGTAAGGATGTTCTCGATGAATTCCTTCACTTCACGGCCACGCTCGCCAATCAGCCCGACGACAATGATGTCGGCCTCGGTGAAGCGCGTCATCATGCCCAGCAGGACCGACTTACCGACGCCGGTGCCCGCGAACAGGCCGAGACGCTGACCGCGCCCGACGGTCAGGAGGCCATTGATGCTGCGGATGCCGACGTCCAGTGGCTCGCTGATGGGGTGACGCTTGAGCGGGTTGATCACCGGGCCATCCATGGGCACCCAGTCTTCGGCCTTCATCCCACCCTTGCCGTCCAATGCACGCCCGGCGCCATCCAGCACGCGCCCCAACATCGAGGTGCCCATGGGCAGGCGGCCGGTGTTGGCCAAGGGCACCACCCGAGCACCGGGGGCAATGCCGGCGAGGCTACCGACCGGCATCAGGTAGAGCTTGCCGCCTGAAAATCCCATTACCTCGGCTTCGACCTGGGTCGGATGGTAGCTGTCCTCGTTGATCACCAGGCAGCGGCTGCCGACAGCGGCGCGCAAGCCTTCCGCTTCCAGCGTCAGCCCGACCATACGCAACAACCGACCCTCGAGGATCGGTTGGCTGGGAAGCTTGATCGCCTCGCCATAGGTTTCGAAGCGCTTGGCAAAACTGGTTCGTTCAAGGCGCATCTGGCTGCTCCGTGCCTGGGTGCAGGTCCAGGTGCAGATCGGCGTCCGGCGGGCTGGTGGCGTTTTCCCGCTGCTGTTCGAACAGCTGCGTGATGGCCTGTCCCAGGCGCGTCTCGACGCTGGCATCGATCCGGCTCTGCTCGGTCTCGATCCGGCAGCCGCCCGGCAGCAGATCACTGTCCTCGACGATCTTCCAGGTCTCTTCGTGACGCTCGCGCAGCGCTTTGACCAGGTCGAAATCTTGCGGGTTGATGTAGATGCGCACGTTGCTGGCGCCCATGGGCAGCAATTTTAGCGCCTCGCGCAGCACCTGACGGATCTGGCTGGAATCGATCAGCAGGTCGCGCTGAATCACTTCGCGGGCCAGCTGGCTGACCAGGGTGACCATGGCGTGCTCGAGGTTGCGGTCCTGCTCGGCGATGGGT encodes:
- a CDS encoding flagellar hook-length control protein FliK, with amino-acid sequence MAVSPDLLLNIKAPTAAAKAANASPKPAQQSSRDEASSFANVYAKERQGKPAEAQNAAAKPARDKSTSEEPSQETDKASGTEKPATAETGNDLPASLETVDDSVPNPEAELDPLLLFGMGGQGAVSEAAPVDELPLPDSELLVGLALPVVAAESLEAEGETVLAGQRTLELQSATQKSPVMTSVLVEEGASDAQETLPAALLEGEALVDESEDRSLEEGFGELLEKLDASKDSRPSASGEVALNRLNPLTQALAQQNQTQQLQRPTMVPGQPVQMQQTGWSEAVVDRVMWLSSQNLKSAEIQLDPAELGRMEVRIDMTKDQTQVTFLSPHAAVRDALEGQMQRLRDMFTQQGMTMDVNVSDQSRGWRGDGGGESRDRGAAGVSTAGDDEVVQGSMEISSARTGGDRGLVDYYA
- a CDS encoding histidine kinase, which codes for MHNPPFTARSISVAEHIDTSVLVTLQEVMEAEYPVLLDTFLVDSEERLRLLQAACRSGEAESLRQAAHSFKGSCSNMGAALLAELCREMEESARRDQLDEAPVLIERIEREFAIVRILYRAERQRWGGPG
- a CDS encoding fused response regulator/phosphatase: MPRRLSILIAEDGAADRMLLAAIVRRQGHHVVTAANGAEAVELFERERPQLVLMDALMPVMDGFEAAQQIKQLAGNELVPIIFLTSLTENEALVRCLEAGGDDFIAKPYNPIILEAKIQAMHRLRRLQATVLEQRDLIGRRNQQLLDEQRAAKAIFDKVAHAGCLNAPNIRYRQSPRALFNGDLLLAAQAPAGRMFVLLGDFTGHGLPAAIGAMPLAETFYGMTAKGYSSNQILRDINAKLKLILPVEMFCCATFLDINLEQGILRVWNGGLPDGYLINAVDGARLPLRSRHLPLGVREATSFDDTFETLPLALGDRLLLLSDGLLESCNADDQLFGEQRLLAVLKSNSDPATLFDDIQEALHAFHGQILDDLSLVEVSMIAEPGAVAPHPLHVYPLGSRELRPRDWSTCFELRPGSLRSADPLPMAMQLLLQISPLRYRVGTIFTVLTELYANAVEHGVLLLDSSIKADAEGFASYYQERQRRLDALSEGFVSIEFTVKSEGAKGYLRIAVRDSGPGFDVQRALNQQYCSEYLGGRGLRMIRQLSERFYWQPDGKVLNVEFHWSGHA
- a CDS encoding anti-sigma factor antagonist, whose amino-acid sequence is MTISSQLSADGQELTITIRGRFDFNTHQAFRDAYQCAGSSPRRYVVDLNGATYLDSSALGMLLLLRDHAGSDKADIRLINCNPDVRKVLSVSNFEQLFAIA
- a CDS encoding flagella biosynthesis chaperone FliJ, with product MAASRAARLAPVIEMAERAEREAAKLFGQGQTQVAQAEAKLGELRQYFADYQQQWMAQGSQGVSGQWLMNYQRFLSQLESAIGQQQRSLDWHRNNLDKLREQWQQRRARLDGLRKLVERYLQEARTAADKREQKLLDEFSQRLSSRPKQD
- the fliI gene encoding flagellum-specific ATP synthase FliI (involved in type III protein export during flagellum assembly), whose translation is MRLERTSFAKRFETYGEAIKLPSQPILEGRLLRMVGLTLEAEGLRAAVGSRCLVINEDSYHPTQVEAEVMGFSGGKLYLMPVGSLAGIAPGARVVPLANTGRLPMGTSMLGRVLDGAGRALDGKGGMKAEDWVPMDGPVINPLKRHPISEPLDVGIRSINGLLTVGRGQRLGLFAGTGVGKSVLLGMMTRFTEADIIVVGLIGERGREVKEFIENILTEESIKRSVVVASPADDAPLMRLRAAMYCTRIAEYFRDKGKNVLLLMDSLTRFAQAQREIALAIGEPPATKGYPPSVFAKLPSLVERAGNAEEGGGSITAFYTVLSEGDDQQDPIADAARGVLDGHFVLSRRLAEEGHYPAIDIEASISRVMPQVVSAEHMRNAQRFKQLWSRFQQSRDLISVGAYVPGGDPETDLAIARQAEMVRYLRQGLNEAEHLAQSEALLASVFNPKAAG
- a CDS encoding flagellar assembly protein FliH, whose product is MSKENPSDVIRAKDVNVFDRWALPSFDPLGAEPEAAEIGEAPAEDEELSRSEDVPVEEVKPLTLDELEAIRQEAYNEGFSTGEKDGFHAGQLKARQEAEAALTPKLDSLEKLMGQLLEPIAEQDRNLEHAMVTLVSQLAREVIQRDLLIDSSQIRQVLREALKLLPMGASNVRIYINPQDFDLVKALRERHEETWKIVEDSDLLPGGCRIETEQSRIDASVETRLGQAITQLFEQQRENATSPPDADLHLDLHPGTEQPDAP